GGAAACGTTTGCCAggaaaggggggagggagaagatggAGCGAACAGAGATCACTCAGTGAAGTGTTTGAGGGGTTTGAGGCTCTGGGGCTGTTAGGAGTCTCGGTGCGTTGTGGAAGTGATGTGTGCAGTCTGTGAAGGAAAGTTTGACATCATCTCCCTAGAGAtatctggctgctggctgctttccagaatatttcagcaggcagagaggcaaaagccctttttttttaactgatttttttctctgtagggctgccttgtttttttttttgggaaaaGTCAAGAGAGTCCTTTGAATTGGAAAAGAAGTTTGAGAAGATGGAAGCAGTAGAAGCTTAAAAATAGGTCTGAAGCTTTGCAAATGCTTCCTGCTCTGTGCTCGTCCCTTGCTTCAAAAAAATCTCAGAATCatggaggctggaaaagacctctgagctcatcaagtccagcctacaaCCTGACACCACGACACCGTGCcacaaagtgccacatccagtctgttcttaaagacctccgggcatggtgactccatcaccttcctgggcagtccatcccagtgcctaattcccctttccttcaggaagtgcttcctaacatccaacctaaacctctcctggcacagcttcagtccatgccctcttgtcctggcacaagttgcctgggagaagagcctgaccctgtctgactacagcttccttttaggtggttgtagagagtgctaaggtcccctctaagtctcctgttctccagcctgaacacccccagctccctcagcgtctCCTCATACGACTTTCACTCTAGCCCTGTCCCCAGtctcttgctctcctctggacctgaaACGAGAGTGATAGCTCAGCAGTaatgcaggcacagcagagtgggGTCGTTgtgcaggctgagggtggtcaGACTAAGCCATAAGCTACTCTTAGttctgctgttctccagcctcttTGGGAACTTGAAATCATTCAAGCTGCAATGCTTTTACCTTCCACGTGGTCACAGTGGGAGATGGTTTAGCTGGAGAAGCTGATCCTTGGTCTGGTAAACTGACTGTTGGCTGCACATGCCTCTCTttccacacagtcacagaatggcaggggctggggggaccttgaaagctcacccagcccaacgcccctgccacagctggatcacctgtaccaggtcacacaggaacacatccaggtgggttttgaatgtctccagagagggagactccacacccaccctgggtaggctgttccagtgctctgtcaccctcacagtgaattttttcccccctgtgtttccatggaattccccatgcctcaacttccaccattgtcccttgtcctgtcattggcattacccagcagagcctggctccagcttcctggcactcacccttgacatctttataaacacaaatgagggcagccctcaggctccttctctccaaactgaagagcctcagctccttcaggctttCCTCCTAAGCCTTAACCCTTAATGACATGAGAGTTGGGGAtgtggaggagaaaataaataaCCAACTGGCAAATCTCAGAGCAATGACTCAAAAaggcttcttttttcctttcacagaaacatacagcttggcaaagccccccagggtcaccaagtccaacctagaaccctactctgcaagattttttgatcacattctgtgcttctgtgctccacaaccttcctggaggtgttcaaggccaggttggatgaggccttgagggacctgttctagtgggaggtgtccctgcctgtggcaggggtttggaactggctgagctttgaggtcccttccaacctaagctattctatgattctgtcagttCTAGCAGCTGGTTTCAGCCAGATGGTCAGCAGtgaacaggagagctgggatgaCAGCTCAGAAACACTCAAGATTTGTCCCCTCCCCTTAGCAACTGCCTCATGACAAAATTGCAGTGGTGGGGCATGAGGGAGGGCAAACTCTCCAAAACCCAGGCGAGTGGTGGCTGGATGAGCTGCTAACCCTTTTCTTTCCACCTGCTTTATCCCCTTCAGCTATGACAGGGGATCCACGTTCAACGTGTATGTGGGCAAAGGGCAGCTCATTGCTGGGATGGACCAAGCCCTGGTGGGAATGTGCGTGAACGAGCGGCGCTACGTCAGGATCCCCCCCGGGCTCGCCTACGGCACTGAGGGAGTCTGTAAGTGCAGCGTGGGgctggccagcagctgcctcccagggggcctctgcagggctctggggcaGTGGACTCGCAGAAGACAGGGTAGAGATTGCAGGTCTGTGCCCaagaagcacacagagctgttgaagtGAATCTggaggaaggccatgaagatgagccaagggctggagcacctctgctatgaggacaggctgagggagctgagggtgtgcagcctgaaggggagaaggcttcagggagaccttaggaCTGCCTGCcaatgcctgaagggatcctgcaagaAGGCTTAGGGGTGTCTAGAGGCAGGACAGGGGGaaaatactggcacaggttgcccagggaagtgttcaggaccaggttggatgaggccttgagcaacctgttccagtgggagctgttcctgcctgtggcagggggttggaactggctgagctttgaggtcccttccaacctaaactattctatgattctatgaatggtttgaagctgagggagaacagggttagactggaggtgaggaagaagtataagggtggtgagactctggaataggctgcccagggagggtgtggctgcctcctccctggaggtgttcaaggccaggttgggtgagccCTTGAGCAGCTGTTTCTAGCTGAAAGGTGTCCTGTCCATggtgggggaggttggaggagatgagctctgagctcctttccagcctgatCCATTTTAGGGTTCTATGGATTTCTGAGAGGTTCTCCCCTGCTCTGGGCTGTTTATTAAACCTACAGCCTAGCtcatggctccagcctgcctctgcatatggaaggaagagctgctggaTATTAACCAGACAGACTTTGCTAGTGAAGTTGGTTACTGATGTTTGCCTCACTGTGTCttggcactgcactgctgcaccAGGTATGGCAGTGCCAGAAGGAGCTTTGCTCTGCAGGCTCAGAGGCAGCAGTTTGCCTAATGGATACATTTGATACCAGTTCCTGTTGCCagattccccctaatcctgtagctgcaagggggcagggGATCCAGACACAGGGTAAGCTGTATCTGGTGAGTTCTCTTTAGGGACTGTGTAGATGGTTCCCCTTTTGCTGATGCCCTGTAGAAAATGGAAATTAACCtggtggtggttttgatttttgcaGCTGGTGTTATCCCTCCAAATGCTGTGCTCCATTTTGATGTGCTTCTGATTGATCTCTGGAACTCAGAGGACCAGGTGCAGGTTCAGACTTACTTCAGGCCTGAGAAATGTCCTCGGACTGTCCAGGTGTCTGACTTTGTCCGGTACCATTACAACGGGACCTTCCTAGATGGGACCCTGTTTGACTCCAGGTATGCAGCTGCCTTGTGTGTCTTTGTCTGTTTCATTAGGCATTCAGTGTCCCTTGAAACCATTGCTGCACTGGGGTATGCTGGGGAGACAATGCTAACTGCCCAGAAAGACAAGAAACAGGAGATAGCATCGTATGAGGGTCAGAATTTATTCAGGGATTATGGCACAGCAGTTCTGACTCAAACCCATGACCAAGGACCTTATTTCTGGCTGAGCATTGCCAGCCCAGACCCTTTCTTGTTCCAAAATGTCATTCCCTGTGCCTGCATTGCTTTTAACTGCAGAACTAACAGTTCTAGATCCACTACAGTGTAGCTATTCATCTTACATACAAGCAGAGCTTGTGATGCAATTCAGCTGCTGACAGCTCCAGACTGAGATTTGAAACTTTACAGCCTGGGTACTTAACTGAAGTTTGATGGGAAATGATGCTTCAACACCAGCTGCCATCCTGGTTGTGAGCCACTTTTCAGCCCCCTCTGTCAGGGGCCTGAAATAGCTGAGCACTCAGAGAagcacagcccagccagccCCTGGTAATCGAGGAGCACCGGTGTGGGGCAGCAAGCAGCATACTGTGCAGGGGGCTTTTCTAGATCCTGTTGTTGTCTTCTCTTGGCTGTGTTTTGGCCTGGTCtctttgctttttgttgttgttttcttcttcttttcttttctcatttccTTTGTGCTTTGTTTGTTGGTCTGTAGCCATAACCGGATGCGAACTTACGACACCTATGTGGGCATTGGGTGGCTGATTCCTGGCATGGACCAGGGTCTCCTGGGAATGTGCGTGGGAGAGAAGCGCATCATCACAATCCCACCTTTCCTGGCATATGGAGAAGAAGGAGATGGTAAAAATGATTctgtgggaaaataaaaagctgtTCAAATAATTTGccaaggactggagcagctctgctgcgaggacaggctgagggagctgggggtgtgcagcctggagaagagaaggcttagagctgcctgtcggtgcctgaaaggatcctacaggaaggctgcagagggacttctcatcagggtgtctagagacaggataaaggggagtggattgaagctgagggagagcagggttagactggatcttaggaagaagttcttcagtaggagggtggtgagactctggaataggcttcccaagggaggctgtggctgcctcgtCCCTGGgagtattcaaggccaggttggatgaaacgTTGAGCAGCAGTCcagctgaggtgtccctgcccatggtggggaggctggagcaggtgatcTCTCTGGTCCTTCCCAAGCTGAGCCATTCTCTGAAAGGTACTTTCTcacacagctgccagcatgTGCCCTGCTGTGTTGGTGTGAACAGAATGGGAAGTGTTGTAATGGTTATTTTATGCACTTCCATCACGTGTGCTGGCAGTTCTGGTAGACTAAACTCTGCTGCTCAGATGGAGCTGCTGTATATTGAGAAAGTTTTCACTGAGGCAGAGCCATCACAGTAGGGACAGAACAAGACAGAGTTGGAGCAGTGAGTGACAATCCCACAGATGGAACAAAAACTGACTAGTTCTGCCTGTTTCTTTTGGGAGGTGAGCTGCTTGCTGCCCAGCAGGAGGCGCAGGCTACTTCAGCTCCTCTAACACCTGTTATTTCTTAACTTGTTTTCTACTCTAACACATTTGTAGGTAAGGAGATCCCTGGCCAAGCTTCCCTGGTGTTTGATGTGGCTTTGCTGGATCTCCATAACCCCAAAGATGGGATTGCAATTGAGAACCAGCAGGTGCCTGAGTCCTGTGAGCGCCGGAGCCAGACGGGAGACTTTGTGCGCTACCATTACAACGGCACGCTGCTGGATGGCACTTTGTTTGATTCCAGGTAACCATTCAGCTCCACACAGCCCACTGCCACTTGGGCTTCTCAACAGATCCAAAGATAATTCTCTGTGTCTCCTTCCTTGTTGAAATGGTTGAATGGAGTTTGGTGTCTGTCCTTGGGAAAAATCCCATCACAAACCCGTTTTTAATATGGGAAGGGAGCCAAAGACCTGCTTTGTATGCTGACAGTGCCACAGGTGCCACCTAGGGGTggtgatcatagagtcatagaatcagccaggttggaagagaaacgTTTTGATTTGCATTAAACCTCTCATTTCATCGCTGcctgccaggcttggcttcaggtACATtgcaaagagcagagcagcatttgGGGCTACACACCAGCAATATGTTGCCTACCTCAGGCTCAAGCTGaggctttatttcttttttctcatgttaccatagagtcaggcaggttggaagagacctccaagctcagccagtccagcctatcacccatccctatccaatcaactagatcatggcattgagtgccccagccaggcttggcttcaacacctccaggcacagcaactccaccaccaacctgggcagcccattccaaggtcaatcactctctctgtgaagaacttcctcctaacatccagcctggacctcccctggcacaacttgaggctgtgtcctcttgttctgttgctggttgcctggcagcagagcccaaccccacctggctacaacctcccttcaggtagttatagacatcAGTGaggtgaggtctgccctgagggGCCTCTtttccaggataaacaccccaagcaccctcagcctctcctcccagggctgtgctccaggcctctcactagctccattgcccttctctggacatgttccagtacctcagcatctctcttgaattgaggggcccagaactggacacagtggctagtttgaagctgatcTGAGGGCAGCCTTACCATCAGCACTTGAAAACAGCACATTTTGAAGGCTTATGGCTTTCAGGACTGAATTCAGCAACAGGTGTTCTGTGAAGAGGGATTCATGAGCCTCACATACAGACTTGATATGGTGAATAATGCTTCCTGTCACTTCTGTTTGCTCTTTATTGAGTGATGCTTCACTTTTtcccacttcatctttcagaaCAGCTGGCACAAGTAGCTAAAAAGAGTTGAAAATGAGCCACTGTGAAGTGTTTTATGAAGCAAACTCAGGGAAAAATGTTTAGTACTACTACAGGTGCTgtaagctggagatgaggatcaGTTTGTCACCAAAAGCTGCACGGtatgctgtgtgtgctgcttccCATGAAGGCAGTTGTATCTCTCATGTAATGGACTTGAGGTGTGGGAAGGTTCAGAGTGAACCCTGACCTCCTCATTCAGCTGCTTAGCCTGGTGGCAGGATGGGAAGCCAGAGACCAGGTCAGCAGCTGTCTCTGCAGACCTCACTTCACAGCTTCTGAGAgcttctcagtgaagaactttgaaCTTCTCCATGGAGCATCTGCCCAGATTTGTGGAGATGTGAGTGGATGTGGTCTGTGGTAATGAAGCAATTCTTGGCTGTGGTGTTTGTGTTAGGGTTGTTGTTAATAAATAGTAATAAAGACTTTGTAGACAGCAGCCTCTAGAACATTCTGAAGAGCTGACAGTTGTTAGAGGGCTTCTGTATCAGAAGGTCCCATCCTGACTTCCATCAGAGTCAAGAAGAAAGGCCAATACCCAACAAATGTCCAGGAAGATGTAGATCAGTTAGCAACAGTTACTGAAAGCCTTGGAGTTGTCCAGCAGACCAGGTGTCAGTGGCACAGGGAGCATGCCAAAAGCACTCACTGGGTGGCCTCAAGAGCTCAATCAGCTTTTCATtcaaggtttttttttgccctctGCAATAttcagctgcagaactgcccctgggcagggctgtctgATCTTAGAGCAGTTGAACTAACCTCAGAATTGTATCAGGGGCTGTACTGGTCTTGCTCTTTGCCAGAGTGACCTTGTAAAGATGAACTAAAACCTTTGTGTCCTTGTGTAGCATGCcttgcagaaaggcagaaggcAGACACCTTGTAGCAAACACAGCTTGCTGTTGTAGGCTTCTTTCACTGTATTGTTGAAGCAGATCCTTCAGCCCAGGTACAAGGGATGtgtctggcttggaagggagagagaataTTGGCACTCTCCTCATGACTCATTTCAGTGCTGTGCATCCCAGGAGAACCTCTTGATCTCAGCTCTGACTTGTAGTCACTGGGCTGCATAGCTGTGGCTGTGAAATGATAGTCTGAAGGCTGTCTCGTGAGTGTAAAGCATATCTAGTTGCTAAACACTGAAGCAGTCAGGACAGAGGAAAATGTAAAGGAGAAAGCCAtttttcttcctggttgctcaTCAGCCATCTTCTCTGTTGAGTCTGACACACACAGGTGAGCTTTTCCTTGCAAGGACTAGGAGCAGTGGGTCTGACACACACAGGTGAGCTTTTCCTTGCAAGGACTAGGAGCAGTGGGTCTGACACACACAGGTGAGCTTTTCCTTTCAAGGACTAGGAGCAGTGGGTCTGACACACACAGGTGAGCTTTTCCTTTCAAGGACTAGGAGCAGTGGGTCTGACACACACAGGTGAGCTTTTCCTTGCAAGGACTAGGAGCAGTGGGTCTGACACACACAGGTGAGCTTTTCCTTGCAAGGACTAGGAGCAGTGGGTCTGCACGGAAGCTGTTACCAGTGCTGGGTAATAAATGATGTGTGCTGCTGGAACTCTGCTGGCCTAGATTCACTGATTGCCTCCTTCCTCTCTGGTGCTGGTTAATGACCGTGTGCTAAGTGTGTCagaggggtgctgcaggcctcctGCAGGCCTCTTGTGCTCTCTGCGGTGCACCTGCCCTTGCTAACACGCAGCTGTTCCCCACAGCTACTCGCGGAACCGTACCTACGACACCTATGTGGGCAAAGGCTATGTCATTGCTGGGATGGACGAAGGTCTGCTGGGTGTCTgcactggggagaaaagaagaataATAATTCCCCCTCATCTTGGGTatggagaagaagggagaggtgAGCTTGACTTCTTGCTCCAGTCTTCCATAATGaatggagcagactgcccaggggggtggtggaggctctGGAGTtagtcaaaacctgcctgctgtgttcctgtgtgatctgctctaggtgatgctgctctggcagagaggttagactggatgctctccagaggtctcttccagcactcTGTAATGCACTGTCATTTAGTGCACCTGTGCTAGCTTAATTTTTGGGGGGGCATTCGAAAGGCTAATGGCTTAGTTGATTATTTTATGGGCGTGCAGCTGACAGGATTACACCCAGAAGCtgcaaaattattttaattagcTAAATGGCTGGGACAAGAAGAACTCAGAGCAATGTCATATGTAATCAGTGACCTGAAATGATTGGGATAATTAGTGTTTCAGACACGCTGCTGCTTGGTGACCCAAGCTCATTTGGGTAATGACTGTTTCAGACAGGCTGGTAGCTGgatgccagcagccctggcagggttTGATCTTCATTCCTCTGTGTCTAACCAGCTCTGTATGCTAACTAAATGAATCATGTTCAGTTTTCTGTCCTGGTCTtgccacagccacaggtttTGTGGACTCCTAAGCTGGCTGTGTAAGCAGTGGATGTATGTAACAGCACagggtctgtgtgtgtgtaacacACAGTATTCCTTTGGGAAAGCTCCTTAGCACCTGGAAAAATTGCTGTGAGAGGCTGAGTGTGAGAACCCTTCTGGCTGATCACACTTTTGTGGCTAGAGTTTCAAAAGGTACCTCCTGGCTTGTTGTTTGGCAAAGGGGACTTGGAAGAGAAGCCTCTCTTCTAGGAATGCAAGTTCTCTGCTGTGGATTTGGGAATTAGGCTCCTCTGTCAACAAATGCCCTTCCTGGATCTGGATGTGTCTGTCATTCCTAGGAATGCAGCTGCACATCatccagaggagagggagaagttgCTGCCAGGGTGTTTGAAGGAGAGGTAACCTTTCCTTGAGCATGAGCAGTCCTGCAAGAGTGTCAGTGGTCAATAATGAAGTGGTACAGGAGACAcagatgagctgctcagggtggtCGCAGGAGATCTGTGGttcttgctttgcttctgcATCAGCTTCAGACCGAATACTGCAAACTTCCTCTTTGCTGCTGAACCCAGTACAAGCTGAGTGCCTTTCCACTGCTTCTCTTCCCTACATAGAGTGCAGCTTGCAACTGGTGAAATCAGAGATGTAATCCTTGAACTCTGAACGAGAAGAGCAAAGTGAGCCAGTAGCAGACAGAGTGGCAAtacctgctcctgcaggctgcagggtgtGGGCATCGGGAACCTGCCtggggaccagttctgttcttgcctaattattggcttctttttttttagggaAGATTCCAGGATCTGCAGTGTTGGTCTTTGACATCCACGTGGTTGACTTTCATAACCCCTCAGATTCAGTCAGCATTACTGTTAACTACAAACCTTCCAACTGCACTGTGCTGAGTAAGAAAGGAGATTACCTCAAGTACCACTACAACGCCTCGCTCCTGGACGGTACCTTGCTGGACTCGACGTAAGTACATCACCTACTGAACAACCATggaatggcctgggttggaaggggccaactgccctgcagccagcaggcatatcctccactagatcaagctgctcagagccttgtggaAGAGAAAAATATCCCTAGCAGCTGTGAGAGCAGAATGAACTCCTGCAAAGTGGGCTAGCAGCAAATAAAGGGTTTGAAAGGGGAGATGTGGCTGGCTGTGGAAAATtcattcatttttctttttatagcTGCCTGCCTGAGGTATacagggggaggaaaagaaaaaggcactCTGCTGGAGCACAGTGAGGGAAGTGGGAACAGGGAGGATGTAGGGatgtgttggaacaggctgtgtgCATGGCAGGGTTTGAACAGGCTAATTCAGGTGTCTTGCCAGTCATGCTAGAATAACACAGGGCTTGGCatgcctccagtgctggtgtccccagcataagaagggcacagagctgttggagtgagtccagaggaggccacaaaggtgatccaagggctggagcagctctgccatgagcataggcagagagaaatgggattgttcagcttggaggagagaagactgggGGAACTTTAGAGCTGCCTtttagtacctgaagggaccctacagcaaggctgcagagggacttctcctgagggtgtctagagacaggacaaggggaaatggtttgaatctgagggagagcagggttagacaggagctgaagaagaagttcttcagtggaagggtggtgagactctggaataggctgcccagagaggctgtggctgcctcttccctgggggtgttgaaggcaagGTTGGGTGTGTCCTTGAGCAgctaagtctagttgagaggtgtccctgcccatggtaggttggttggagtagatgagctcagaggtcccttccatcctaagcTATTCTGTGCAGCTGATTGAGTTTCTTGGGCAGGATTTGCACCTGGTGCTGATGGGAGTGCTCCTGAGGGATTGGAGTCCTGTCAAAAGTGGCTTGAGTGTGGTTAGTAGTAAATGGTCACAGGTCATGTCTGTGCCACACATGGGTTCCAGCTTTCCCGTGCTGTGGTACTGCACCAAGGCTGATCAGCATGCAGGAACCTCAGTGGGCTTGCTGTGACTGTGCTGGTGGTGTTTGTGTTCCTCTTCCTGCTGACAGCATGTCTGGGGGAAGCAGGAGATTGCTCCAGTCTGGCACTTTGAGAGCTGTTTGCTGCTTGCTTCTTTTGCTGCCGTCTCTTTTCAGATAGCACAAGTCATCTACATAGTATCTCATTtttggaggggaagagggaaaagctATTTTCAGACAGGTTCTAGTTAAAGTgggaagcagctcagagcttTCCCAATGCACACAGGAGCTTGCAGAGCTGAAAAGCTGCCTCACATTGGAGCACAGTAGGATGCTGCAGGCAAGGATGCATGCAGGCAGTGTGTTTGGATTCCAAACACTCGCACTTATGTGGCAGGAATGCTCCATTCCTGTTACAGAGCAGAGACCAAGGGATGCTGAGACTCTTACTCAAAGCAGTTTGTAGAGAATCAGAGGTGTAGAATCCTGATTTGGAGGCTGACCTCCTAGCCACTGAATTGTGTTCTTTACAAACACTACATCTGCAAGGATGTCCTGCAGAGCtagagctgagcccagcagagggagaggtCCTGCTGCTGAGACACTGAGCGAGCACTACCCACATGCTCTGTAACTtcagtgcccagttctgggctcctgaattcaagagagatgttgaggtgctggaaggtgtccacaggagggcgccaaagctggggaggggcctggagcagagccctgtgaggagaggctgagggagctgggggtgtgcagcct
This genomic window from Pogoniulus pusillus isolate bPogPus1 chromosome 32, bPogPus1.pri, whole genome shotgun sequence contains:
- the FKBP9 gene encoding peptidyl-prolyl cis-trans isomerase FKBP9 isoform X2 gives rise to the protein MDQALVGMCVNERRYVRIPPGLAYGTEGVSGVIPPNAVLHFDVLLIDLWNSEDQVQVQTYFRPEKCPRTVQVSDFVRYHYNGTFLDGTLFDSSHNRMRTYDTYVGIGWLIPGMDQGLLGMCVGEKRIITIPPFLAYGEEGDGKEIPGQASLVFDVALLDLHNPKDGIAIENQQVPESCERRSQTGDFVRYHYNGTLLDGTLFDSSYSRNRTYDTYVGKGYVIAGMDEGLLGVCTGEKRRIIIPPHLGYGEEGRGKIPGSAVLVFDIHVVDFHNPSDSVSITVNYKPSNCTVLSKKGDYLKYHYNASLLDGTLLDSTHSLGKTYNIVLGFGQVVVGMDIGLQDMCVGERRTVVIPPHLGYGEDGVEGEVPGSAVLVFDIELLELVSGLPEGYMFVWNGEVSPNLFEEIDQDHDGEVLLEEFSEYIQAQVDSGKGKLAPGFDFEKIVKNMFSNQDRDGNGKVTAEEFKLKDQEAKEEHDEL
- the FKBP9 gene encoding peptidyl-prolyl cis-trans isomerase FKBP9 isoform X1, giving the protein MAGPAAVRRRGAGPGAVLLFPALLVSWAACQAPPVPAAEPPGDGTELSIEQRFVPESCPRAVRPGDFVRYHYLGAFPDGTRFDSSYDRGSTFNVYVGKGQLIAGMDQALVGMCVNERRYVRIPPGLAYGTEGVSGVIPPNAVLHFDVLLIDLWNSEDQVQVQTYFRPEKCPRTVQVSDFVRYHYNGTFLDGTLFDSSHNRMRTYDTYVGIGWLIPGMDQGLLGMCVGEKRIITIPPFLAYGEEGDGKEIPGQASLVFDVALLDLHNPKDGIAIENQQVPESCERRSQTGDFVRYHYNGTLLDGTLFDSSYSRNRTYDTYVGKGYVIAGMDEGLLGVCTGEKRRIIIPPHLGYGEEGRGKIPGSAVLVFDIHVVDFHNPSDSVSITVNYKPSNCTVLSKKGDYLKYHYNASLLDGTLLDSTHSLGKTYNIVLGFGQVVVGMDIGLQDMCVGERRTVVIPPHLGYGEDGVEGEVPGSAVLVFDIELLELVSGLPEGYMFVWNGEVSPNLFEEIDQDHDGEVLLEEFSEYIQAQVDSGKGKLAPGFDFEKIVKNMFSNQDRDGNGKVTAEEFKLKDQEAKEEHDEL